Proteins found in one Sporosarcina sp. FSL K6-3457 genomic segment:
- a CDS encoding LysM peptidoglycan-binding domain-containing protein yields MEIHIVVKGDTLWKIARQYGIPFEELKRANAHLAKSEYIVPGMKIFLPNKVQGGKQEHVKHPDKGKVPVKPTQPPTAPVPTPKPKPPTVKPPTQPTPKPPTPTPRPPVPTPKPPAPTPRPPVPTPKPPAPTPRPPVPAPKPPAPTPTPPAPIPRPPVPTPPVQVPPIPPAPMPVPPPVPTPPPIQMFPMQPCMHHPMIGIPCGWLPIFDADCHPFMHSGQIQAMPSPPASMQPAPMPLPTPSLPSTQFPMYEEECEESPIFSSQGPAEMPQQMPQQMPMVEGWQLVESPDNLFEESPEWDLQPSAWCPPEQGYIPQSLSPAMQQGFPMMPFPVSQQGCGCDGHQYHHQHHHPMMMMPLFYQMMPTPYQGSNWYGSY; encoded by the coding sequence GTGGAAATCCATATTGTTGTCAAAGGGGATACGTTGTGGAAGATTGCGCGTCAATATGGTATCCCGTTCGAAGAGTTGAAGCGGGCCAATGCACATCTCGCTAAATCTGAATACATCGTGCCTGGTATGAAGATATTTTTACCGAACAAAGTACAGGGAGGAAAGCAAGAGCACGTCAAGCATCCTGATAAAGGGAAGGTTCCGGTAAAGCCGACCCAGCCGCCAACGGCACCAGTGCCAACGCCAAAACCAAAACCGCCAACAGTGAAACCACCAACGCAGCCAACACCCAAACCACCAACGCCGACGCCAAGACCACCAGTGCCAACACCTAAACCGCCAGCGCCGACGCCAAGACCACCAGTGCCAACACCTAAACCGCCAGCGCCAACGCCAAGACCACCAGTGCCAGCACCTAAACCTCCAGCGCCAACGCCAACACCACCGGCGCCAATACCGAGACCGCCAGTGCCAACGCCGCCAGTACAGGTGCCACCAATACCGCCGGCACCGATGCCAGTACCGCCACCTGTACCTACGCCGCCACCTATCCAAATGTTTCCGATGCAGCCGTGCATGCATCATCCGATGATTGGGATTCCATGTGGCTGGTTGCCAATTTTCGACGCGGATTGTCATCCGTTTATGCATTCGGGACAAATTCAGGCGATGCCTAGCCCACCGGCTTCTATGCAACCGGCACCGATGCCGTTACCAACACCATCGTTACCATCGACACAATTTCCAATGTACGAAGAAGAGTGTGAAGAATCACCGATTTTTTCTAGTCAAGGACCTGCCGAAATGCCACAGCAAATGCCACAACAAATGCCTATGGTTGAAGGTTGGCAATTAGTAGAGTCACCTGATAATCTGTTCGAAGAGTCTCCAGAATGGGATCTACAGCCGTCAGCTTGGTGTCCACCTGAGCAAGGATATATTCCACAATCCTTATCTCCGGCTATGCAACAAGGCTTTCCGATGATGCCATTTCCGGTCTCTCAGCAAGGCTGTGGCTGTGATGGCCACCAATATCACCACCAACACCATCACCCGATGATGATGATGCCTTTATTCTACCAAATGATGCCTACACCTTATCAGGGCTCCAACTGGTATGGATCGTATTGA